The genomic DNA GTTTTAGGGCTTCCCGTACCGGTATGGATGTTCTTTATTATCGCAGGAGTTCTGCATGTATTCCTGAACCATACGCGGACAGGACGTTATATCTGTGCCGTGGGAGCCAATGAGCAGGTAGCTCGATACTCGGCTATCAATATCAATCTTATCCGATTCATCCCCTACGCAATAACAGGATTTACAGTTGGTGTAACTGCACTGCTCTGGTCATCCAGATTGAACTGTGTCAATCCCTCGGATTGTTCCGGATATGAGCTTGATGCCATTGCGGCGGTTGTAATTGGAGGAACTCCAATGACCGGAGGCCGGGGAAGCATTATCGGTACGGTCTTAGGGGCAATTATGCTTGGAATGATCAATAACATGCTGGTTCTGGCAGGGGTATCTTCATACCTTCAGCTGGCTGCAAAGGGTGTTGTGATTATAGTTGCAGTGTTACTGCAATATAAAAAATAACGGAGGAAATTCTATGAAAAAGTTTTTATTGGTTTGCCTAATGGCTGCATTTGCCATGGGCGGTGTTTTTGCTGCTGGACAGCAGGATAGTGACGTACAGACTATCGGTATTTCAATTCCCAGTGCTGACCACGGTTGGACCGGTGGAATCGTATGGTGGGCAAACAAAAGAGTAAAAGAGCTGGAAGAGCAGTATGATGGTCAGTTCAAATTCAGCGTTGTTACCGCTGACTCCCCCTCTACACAGATTCAGGCCGTTGAAAATCTTATGGCTATCGGTATTGATTACCTTGTAATCCTTCCCCATGAATCAGCACCTCTTACTCCTATTGTAAAAGAAGCTCACGCGGCTGGTGTTAAATGTATCGTTGTTGACCGTGGTATGTCTGAAACTGACTTTGGCTATGTAAACCTTGCCGGTAACAATCCCCAGATGGGTACACTGAGCGGCCAGTGGCTGGCTAAAGAAATGATGGCAAAATCCAATGGTGGAAATGTTATCAGTATGGGTGGACTTCCCGTTCCCATCGACAAAGAAAGAATGGACGGTTTCTTTGCTGAAATCGATAAAGAGTCCTCTATTACCAACCTTCTTGGCGGAGACTCCTACGAATTTGCCAACTGGTCTACACAGAAAGGTCTGGAACTGATGGAAACATTCCTCAGCCAGTACCCCAAGATTGATGCAGTGTTCTGTCAGGATGATGATGTTCTGCGCGGTGTTCTTCAGGCTTACAAAGAGTCCGGAAGATCCGACATCCACACCTTCCTTGGTGGAGCCGGTTCCAAAGTTGTTATGAAAATGATCATGGACGGAGATCCTCTTGTAAGAGCAACCGTAACATATCACCCCATGATGATTGCCGACGCCATCGACTACGCCGTAGCCGTTGCATTAGGCGAAAAATCTGACAGCTTTCACGAAGCTTCTTCTCCCATATCTGTAGTTATTCCTTCAGTTCTGCTTACAGCAGACAATGTTGCAGACTTCTACGAAGCTGATTCTGTTTACTAGAATCTGAATAATGCTATAATATTTAAGCCGGGTCACAACGATCCGGCTTTCATTTTTTACAAACGAAACGGGGGAGAACTTGAGAAAGAGAGTAAGCAGGGCGGAAGTTGCCAAAGCAGCAGGAGTGGCAGAATCCACTGTATCCCGCGCCCTGAACGATTCCACCCTGATTTCGGATGAAGTTAAAAAGAAAATAAAGAAGATCGCTACTGAACTTGGTTATATACCGAATAGACAGGCAGTCCTCCTGGCAAGTAAAAAAACAATGCGCGTCGGACTTGTCGTTCGAACCTATAAATCTTTCTCTCCCTTTACACGAAGCTACTTTCCCAGGCTCCTGGATGGAGTGCTGCAGAAAGCCGAAGCCCTTGGTTACTCAGTCACCATTGTTCTGGATAAAGTGGGTGAGAAATATAAAGATCTGAGCGAGATGATCTACAGCAAGGAATTAGATGGGTTCATATTTTCAGTAACCCCTCTGGATGATCCCCGCTTCGAAGGACTCATGGGTCATAAGGTCCCTTTTGTTCTTGTAAACAATATTGTAGAAGGTGCTGACTGCGTCAACTGTGATCCCTATGCCGGAACCCGGGACGCCCTTTCCCATCTCAAAGGTCTGGGACATAAACATGTTGCTTATATTCAAGGTGATATAAATTACTGGGATGGAAAAGAACGATTGGCAGTATTTGAGAAACTCTGCACTGACCAGGGAATGGGATTCACTCTCAGAGAAGGTAATTTTTCAAAACGAAGCGGGATCTCTGCCGCGGAAAAACTGCTCAACAGCCCGAACAGACCTACAGCCATTATGACTGGATCTGACCGATGTGCCCTGGGTGTTATGGAGTACTGCAAGAAAGAGAATATAAAGATTCCCGAAGATATAAGCCTTATCGGTTTTGATAATCTGGGACCTGCCCGAGATTCTGTTCCGGGGCTTTCTACTATTCACAACCCTGTTGTACGGATGGGTTCGGATGCCATGGATCTTTTATCTCAAAGACTCAGCGGAACAATAGAAAAAGAGAAGGCTTTGTTGATTGATTCAGGCTTTATTATACGCGAATCCACAGGGGTGCCCTATGAGAAGTAATACCACAAGAATTGCTCTGATCGGCTGTGGGAATATGGGGAACTACTACGCCTATAATCTTTCAAAGATAAAAGATGTAACAATTGTCGGCTGCTGTGATCCCTCGGAGACCAAGCTTAATAGATTCTGTGAAAAATGGAATATTCCTTCGGGAACCACAGACTGGAAGTCACTGATTCCCGATGAGGGAAAGCAAAGTAAAATTGACGGTATAATCAACTGCTCCGTTGATAAATTACACGGAGAGATCTTCAAATCCTGCACTGAATCAGGCATAGCCCTTCTAACAGAAAAACCCTTTGCCGTTCCTTTTGAAATACTGAACACTTTCAGCCCCGAAGATTTTGCTGCTCAGAAATTAGTCATAAACTTTTCTAAAAGATCAATTCCTGCGATTGCTGCTGCCCGACAGGCAGTTGATGAGAACTGCCTGGGGAAGATTCATCGGATGGAGCTCCATTACCGGCAGGGATGGGTACTGAACCATGACTACGGAGACTGGCATGAGACCTCCGCCTGGTTCTGGCGGCTGACAGAAGAATATTCCAGCCATGGTGTTCTGGGAGATCTGGGGTCTCACCTCTTTGATCTGGCTTCCTATTTTTGCGGATACGCAGAGACTGTTTCCTGCAGCATGAATCGTATTAATAAGGGTTCTAACGAATTGAAGGGGACACAACTGGACAGTATGGACGATGCCCAGAGTCTTCTGGAGATGCAGAATGGAGCAAACGTTCTGATCAATACAAGCAGAACTGCCGCAGGAGAGAAAGACGGACTGGAAATTCTGATCTGCGGCGAGAAGGGATCTATAAGGATCACTCCTGAAAAGAGTAATGACAGTTACAAGTTATTCCTTATAGAAACTGGTGAATGGAAGACCATCCCCTGCCCCCTTATTCCCCGGAAGAATTTTGATTCTTTTATCGCACTTATCAGAAATGAAGAATTATCAGATTTTCCCGGAATT from Oceanispirochaeta sp. M1 includes the following:
- a CDS encoding Gfo/Idh/MocA family protein, whose product is MRSNTTRIALIGCGNMGNYYAYNLSKIKDVTIVGCCDPSETKLNRFCEKWNIPSGTTDWKSLIPDEGKQSKIDGIINCSVDKLHGEIFKSCTESGIALLTEKPFAVPFEILNTFSPEDFAAQKLVINFSKRSIPAIAAARQAVDENCLGKIHRMELHYRQGWVLNHDYGDWHETSAWFWRLTEEYSSHGVLGDLGSHLFDLASYFCGYAETVSCSMNRINKGSNELKGTQLDSMDDAQSLLEMQNGANVLINTSRTAAGEKDGLEILICGEKGSIRITPEKSNDSYKLFLIETGEWKTIPCPLIPRKNFDSFIALIRNEELSDFPGIRDSIYNHVMIEAAAASAEEGSRIDLNAFGEKNLGEIWRKTIALITAVQDNLKGVL
- a CDS encoding substrate-binding domain-containing protein, with the protein product MKKFLLVCLMAAFAMGGVFAAGQQDSDVQTIGISIPSADHGWTGGIVWWANKRVKELEEQYDGQFKFSVVTADSPSTQIQAVENLMAIGIDYLVILPHESAPLTPIVKEAHAAGVKCIVVDRGMSETDFGYVNLAGNNPQMGTLSGQWLAKEMMAKSNGGNVISMGGLPVPIDKERMDGFFAEIDKESSITNLLGGDSYEFANWSTQKGLELMETFLSQYPKIDAVFCQDDDVLRGVLQAYKESGRSDIHTFLGGAGSKVVMKMIMDGDPLVRATVTYHPMMIADAIDYAVAVALGEKSDSFHEASSPISVVIPSVLLTADNVADFYEADSVY
- a CDS encoding LacI family DNA-binding transcriptional regulator, with the protein product MRKRVSRAEVAKAAGVAESTVSRALNDSTLISDEVKKKIKKIATELGYIPNRQAVLLASKKTMRVGLVVRTYKSFSPFTRSYFPRLLDGVLQKAEALGYSVTIVLDKVGEKYKDLSEMIYSKELDGFIFSVTPLDDPRFEGLMGHKVPFVLVNNIVEGADCVNCDPYAGTRDALSHLKGLGHKHVAYIQGDINYWDGKERLAVFEKLCTDQGMGFTLREGNFSKRSGISAAEKLLNSPNRPTAIMTGSDRCALGVMEYCKKENIKIPEDISLIGFDNLGPARDSVPGLSTIHNPVVRMGSDAMDLLSQRLSGTIEKEKALLIDSGFIIRESTGVPYEK